A section of the bacterium genome encodes:
- a CDS encoding cation transporter codes for MSATCNDGCSSGEAHLSKTYRKILWICFLANALMFFVQAISSMAASSASLLANSADFLADAVNYGITLFVIAGSDASKRKASTIKGVSLAVTGLWAAFETLHHAVNQKIPEADIMGWVSLVALGVNVLCALLLYKYREGDINMRSVWICSRNDALGNIAVMIAAVGVFATVTVWPDVIVAAILAGLALHGAYQILNQSLRKN; via the coding sequence ATGAGTGCTACTTGCAATGACGGTTGTTCTTCCGGTGAGGCGCATTTATCAAAAACATACCGTAAAATTCTTTGGATTTGTTTTTTAGCCAATGCGCTTATGTTTTTTGTGCAGGCTATATCCAGCATGGCGGCATCATCCGCATCTCTTCTGGCAAATTCAGCCGATTTTCTAGCAGATGCCGTCAATTATGGGATTACTTTATTTGTTATTGCTGGAAGCGATGCTTCAAAACGTAAAGCTTCTACTATTAAAGGAGTATCTCTCGCCGTAACCGGCCTTTGGGCGGCTTTTGAAACCTTGCATCATGCCGTCAATCAAAAAATCCCCGAAGCGGATATTATGGGATGGGTCAGTTTAGTGGCACTAGGAGTGAATGTACTTTGCGCCTTACTGCTCTACAAATATCGCGAAGGAGATATCAATATGCGCTCCGTTTGGATTTGCAGTAGAAATGATGCTCTTGGCAATATTGCCGTCATGATTGCCGCTGTTGGAGTTTTTGCCACTGTCACTGTATGGCCCGATGTTATTGTCGCGGCAATTCTAGCGGGCCTTGCGTTACA